The following are encoded together in the Tatumella ptyseos genome:
- a CDS encoding MetQ/NlpA family ABC transporter substrate-binding protein: MNQPDFELRPKRRWPLWILILFIIIVVSITVLHSFTQRRDPVAFGSQLSVHFEPAMAGEKSIIDYVAQHIAPDYGISIASVGLEDPVQADRAVATGQYAATIYQHQWWLKQVVDANHFALTATGPVFQWAFGIYSERYSAIQQLPQGATIVVPDDGANQGQALWMLQRLGLIGLAAGIEPRSAKLSDIRQNPHHFRFKELSLLTMPRVLNSVDAAIGYVSQFDAGKVGREKGILFPPAPRTFASQLVVGSQYLSDPAIQKLIKAFSDKRLQQWLATTNDPKVKDVLVPISQH, encoded by the coding sequence ATGAATCAACCCGATTTCGAGTTACGGCCAAAGCGTCGCTGGCCATTATGGATCCTTATTTTATTCATTATTATTGTCGTGAGTATTACGGTGCTGCATAGCTTTACTCAGCGCCGGGATCCCGTAGCATTTGGCTCACAGCTAAGCGTGCATTTTGAACCCGCGATGGCGGGCGAGAAAAGTATTATTGATTACGTTGCACAGCATATCGCACCCGATTATGGAATATCGATAGCGTCAGTCGGCCTTGAAGATCCCGTTCAGGCCGACAGAGCCGTCGCCACGGGTCAATATGCGGCGACAATTTACCAGCACCAATGGTGGTTAAAGCAAGTCGTCGATGCAAACCATTTTGCGCTGACGGCGACAGGTCCGGTATTTCAATGGGCTTTTGGCATTTATTCAGAGCGGTATTCAGCAATTCAACAACTGCCGCAAGGCGCAACGATTGTGGTACCTGATGATGGGGCGAATCAAGGCCAAGCATTATGGATGTTGCAACGCCTTGGGCTAATTGGACTGGCCGCGGGGATTGAACCTCGTAGTGCTAAGTTGAGTGACATTCGCCAGAATCCACATCATTTCCGGTTTAAAGAGTTGAGCCTACTGACTATGCCTAGGGTGCTTAATTCGGTCGATGCTGCCATCGGTTATGTTTCCCAATTTGATGCCGGTAAAGTGGGGCGCGAGAAAGGCATTCTTTTCCCTCCAGCACCGAGAACATTTGCTTCACAGCTGGTGGTAGGCAGTCAGTACCTCTCTGATCCCGCTATCCAAAAATTAATTAAAGCGTTTTCAGATAAGCGACTTCAACAGTGGTTAGCGACAACCAATGATCCAAAAGTTAAGGATGTATTAGTCCCGATATCTCAACACTAA
- a CDS encoding MFS transporter — MSSLNIEVGTSGVPPESSAPIRSVSDVAQLINGSTQKSHYARWIVFLALGGVFLDAYDLTTLSYGIDDVVREFHLTPTLTGVVASAIMVGTIIGNLLGGWLTDKYGRYSVFMADMLFFVVSAIAAGLAPNVWVLIGARFLMGIGVGVDLPVAMAYLAEFSKFTGQANKASRVASWCPMWYAASTVCFLLIFGLYFLLPAQHIDWLWRASLLFGAVPALLIIAVRSRFMNESPLWAANQGDLNGAVRILKKSYGIEAHNAAEPEDKQPQPRPKVSYIELFKAPYRQRTLVSSVMNVCVSFEYTAIAFFLPSILSQFLGAGVFETISASLGLNALFALTGGLLGMRLAWKFASRHVAIAGFALQFIALTILALTGHPTSVFAIVVAILMLGLWLFAEGFGPGAQIMVYPSLSYPTHIRATGVGFSRALSGIGSALALFILPILQAKFGTNMFWFVALSAALPIVFLLIIRFEPTAQDIDSEQGA, encoded by the coding sequence ATGAGTTCACTAAATATTGAGGTTGGCACATCGGGCGTTCCACCCGAGAGTTCCGCGCCTATTCGCTCAGTGAGCGATGTGGCGCAGTTGATTAATGGATCGACACAGAAAAGCCATTATGCTCGCTGGATCGTTTTCCTCGCATTGGGTGGCGTGTTTTTAGATGCGTATGATTTAACCACCTTATCTTACGGCATTGATGATGTTGTGCGGGAATTTCATCTAACGCCCACCCTGACGGGAGTCGTGGCCTCGGCGATTATGGTCGGGACTATTATTGGTAATTTACTTGGAGGATGGTTAACGGATAAGTATGGCCGATACTCCGTTTTTATGGCCGATATGCTGTTTTTTGTCGTCTCTGCGATTGCGGCAGGGTTAGCACCCAATGTTTGGGTACTTATCGGCGCACGTTTCTTAATGGGAATCGGCGTTGGGGTAGATTTACCGGTAGCGATGGCCTATCTCGCCGAGTTTTCGAAATTCACCGGGCAAGCGAATAAAGCGTCCCGCGTCGCCTCTTGGTGCCCGATGTGGTATGCCGCCTCAACCGTCTGTTTTTTACTGATCTTTGGACTCTATTTTCTTCTACCGGCGCAGCACATTGACTGGCTCTGGCGTGCATCACTGCTCTTTGGCGCGGTCCCTGCACTGTTGATCATCGCCGTGCGTAGCCGCTTTATGAACGAATCCCCGCTATGGGCCGCTAACCAGGGTGATCTTAATGGCGCCGTGCGTATTTTGAAAAAATCCTATGGGATTGAGGCCCATAATGCGGCGGAGCCTGAAGATAAGCAGCCTCAACCACGACCTAAGGTCAGCTACATCGAGCTATTCAAAGCCCCTTATCGGCAGCGGACACTGGTCTCATCAGTGATGAACGTATGCGTCTCTTTTGAGTACACGGCGATCGCCTTCTTCCTCCCTTCGATTCTAAGCCAGTTTTTAGGGGCGGGGGTTTTCGAGACCATTTCGGCTTCGTTAGGCCTCAATGCTTTATTTGCCTTAACGGGCGGGTTATTGGGGATGCGTTTAGCGTGGAAATTTGCCAGTCGTCACGTAGCCATAGCGGGATTTGCCTTGCAATTTATTGCGCTGACTATTTTAGCGCTAACCGGCCATCCAACCTCGGTCTTCGCGATTGTCGTGGCTATCTTAATGCTGGGGTTATGGTTATTTGCCGAAGGGTTTGGCCCTGGTGCGCAGATTATGGTTTACCCCTCACTCTCCTACCCAACCCATATTCGGGCAACCGGGGTCGGTTTCAGCCGCGCATTATCGGGTATAGGAAGTGCTTTAGCGTTATTTATTCTCCCCATACTGCAGGCCAAATTCGGCACCAATATGTTTTGGTTTGTTGCACTAAGCGCCGCATTACCGATTGTTTTTCTATTGATTATTCGTTTTGAGCCCACTGCACAAGATATCGATTCTGAACAAGGAGCCTAA